The following are from one region of the Streptomyces sp. L2 genome:
- a CDS encoding SdrD B-like domain-containing protein encodes MELRQRRRWVGGMSLGLSAALSVSMGAVGFFAAVSPASADAGDGSATVRVVREVNANGKWDQALEPGWAGVTVTLTDDEGRSVTGVTQADGTVKLSPGTALSGGKYRIEVKNPDAKVYFPGAASARTDLTDPRVLSSNVEFVDLSAGKNVEVTTSFWSPEDYCQKNATLVTACMNPTIPTAAPDSNKTLTSFPFNARGEYNQLTTLANNAQTGTVWGIGYNKVTKQIFSAAYAKRGTKYGPGGSGGIYRTDPATHQTVVWAMVPNPGTTVHNPGVQMDEAFGPVVGKESLGDLDVSPDGKDLYVVNMHDRRLYRYDATQATAAAPKASYSIPDPGCAAHSDWRPYGLGMQDGKVYVGGVCSGESTHNKADMRAVVQTLDPVTGQFTATVMDQPLNYPRMETIYTNGNCFGGAWYPWSETRPTTQDGHACTSPAIENPEPVLSDIAFETNGDMVLGFGDRFSDRSGWALPPTSGTWPATTTFEGGDINRACRGGNHMFVLDALGGCKNNATSTNNGGHDEPNVKEFYPGDWSAGMHREVSEGGLALSKVETTIPFTAMDPIDTTGAGVRWVDRNTGTRSGPGVFTGTNQDSSSGNYLSDVFGKTRGIGDLEVLCDQAPLQLGNRVWQDTNENGIQDPGEAPVAGATVNLYDANGNKIGTAVTNSRGEYYFDSTVTKNVSAADLVYGRTYTIKMDNPDDYAAGGVLQGWVPTRPNQGDDDQIDSSGEPDGNPFPAVVVNPAGAGQNDHGADFGFKKPSVDLSIIKVGPAKVDPAGEVVYNLIVTNNGPNDSSGWTVTDPLPAGMLNPHTSDAGCGIGAGTLTCTGGPLKVGESHTITVRGLAPATGPAKLDNCATVRGNEQDPNMQNNNSCVTTDIPGIPLTDPGIAAAFAVLTGLGTAYYRRRRHTTGAAL; translated from the coding sequence ATGGAGCTGCGGCAGCGCCGGCGTTGGGTCGGTGGGATGTCTTTGGGGTTATCGGCGGCGTTATCGGTGTCGATGGGGGCGGTGGGGTTCTTCGCTGCGGTGTCGCCTGCGTCGGCTGATGCGGGGGATGGTTCGGCGACGGTTCGTGTGGTGAGGGAGGTGAATGCGAACGGGAAGTGGGATCAGGCGCTGGAGCCGGGCTGGGCTGGTGTGACGGTGACGCTGACCGATGATGAGGGCCGGTCGGTGACGGGTGTGACGCAGGCGGACGGCACGGTGAAGTTGTCGCCGGGGACGGCGTTGAGTGGTGGTAAGTACCGTATTGAGGTGAAGAACCCGGATGCGAAGGTGTATTTTCCGGGTGCTGCTTCGGCGCGGACGGATCTGACGGATCCGCGGGTGCTGTCGTCGAATGTGGAGTTCGTGGACCTGTCCGCGGGCAAGAACGTGGAGGTCACCACCTCGTTCTGGAGCCCTGAGGACTACTGCCAGAAGAACGCCACCCTCGTCACCGCCTGCATGAATCCCACGATCCCGACCGCTGCCCCGGATTCCAACAAGACCCTGACGTCATTCCCGTTCAACGCGCGGGGTGAGTACAACCAGCTCACCACCCTGGCGAACAACGCCCAGACAGGAACGGTCTGGGGTATTGGCTACAACAAGGTGACCAAGCAGATCTTCTCCGCTGCCTATGCGAAGCGGGGAACGAAGTACGGTCCTGGTGGTTCCGGCGGTATCTACCGGACGGATCCGGCTACGCACCAGACGGTGGTGTGGGCCATGGTTCCCAACCCGGGTACCACCGTGCACAATCCGGGTGTCCAGATGGATGAGGCGTTCGGGCCGGTGGTGGGCAAGGAGTCGCTGGGTGACCTGGATGTGAGCCCGGACGGCAAGGACCTGTATGTGGTCAACATGCATGACCGCAGGCTCTACCGCTACGACGCCACGCAGGCCACCGCGGCCGCACCGAAGGCCTCGTACTCCATCCCGGACCCGGGCTGCGCCGCCCACAGCGACTGGCGTCCCTACGGTCTGGGCATGCAGGACGGCAAGGTCTATGTCGGCGGTGTCTGCTCCGGCGAGTCCACCCACAACAAGGCCGACATGCGGGCAGTCGTTCAGACCCTTGACCCTGTGACGGGCCAGTTCACCGCCACCGTCATGGACCAGCCGCTGAACTATCCCCGCATGGAGACGATTTACACCAACGGCAACTGCTTCGGGGGGGCCTGGTACCCGTGGAGCGAAACCCGTCCCACTACTCAGGACGGCCACGCTTGCACCAGCCCTGCCATTGAGAATCCGGAGCCGGTGCTCTCCGACATCGCCTTCGAGACGAACGGCGACATGGTCCTGGGCTTTGGTGACCGCTTCTCCGACCGCAGTGGCTGGGCGCTGCCTCCCACGTCCGGGACGTGGCCCGCTACGACCACGTTCGAGGGTGGTGACATCAACCGGGCGTGCCGAGGCGGAAACCACATGTTCGTCCTGGACGCCCTCGGAGGCTGCAAGAACAACGCCACGTCAACCAACAACGGCGGCCATGACGAGCCGAACGTCAAGGAGTTCTACCCGGGTGACTGGTCAGCCGGTATGCACCGGGAGGTCAGCGAGGGTGGTTTGGCCCTGTCCAAGGTGGAGACCACTATCCCCTTCACGGCCATGGACCCCATCGACACGACAGGTGCGGGTGTGCGCTGGGTCGACCGCAACACGGGCACCCGGTCAGGACCGGGCGTGTTCACGGGTACCAACCAGGACAGCAGCAGCGGCAATTACCTGAGTGACGTGTTCGGTAAGACCCGTGGTATCGGTGACTTGGAAGTCCTGTGTGATCAGGCGCCGTTGCAGTTGGGTAACCGGGTGTGGCAGGACACCAATGAGAACGGGATCCAGGATCCTGGTGAGGCGCCGGTGGCGGGTGCCACGGTGAACCTGTACGACGCGAACGGGAACAAGATCGGTACGGCGGTCACGAACAGCCGTGGTGAGTACTACTTCGATTCCACGGTGACGAAGAACGTCAGTGCTGCGGATCTGGTCTACGGCCGTACGTACACGATCAAGATGGACAACCCGGACGACTACGCGGCCGGTGGTGTGCTGCAGGGCTGGGTGCCCACCCGCCCGAACCAGGGCGACGACGACCAGATCGACTCCAGTGGTGAACCGGACGGCAACCCCTTCCCCGCCGTCGTGGTCAACCCCGCCGGCGCCGGGCAGAACGACCACGGCGCCGACTTCGGGTTCAAGAAGCCCAGTGTGGACCTGTCGATCATCAAGGTCGGCCCGGCCAAGGTGGATCCTGCCGGTGAGGTCGTCTACAACCTGATCGTCACCAACAACGGACCCAACGACTCCTCCGGCTGGACCGTGACCGACCCGCTGCCCGCCGGCATGCTCAACCCGCACACCTCCGACGCCGGCTGCGGCATCGGCGCCGGCACCCTCACCTGCACCGGCGGCCCCCTCAAGGTCGGCGAGAGCCACACCATCACCGTCCGCGGCCTCGCCCCCGCCACCGGCCCCGCCAAACTCGACAACTGCGCCACCGTCCGGGGTAACGAGCAGGACCCGAACATGCAGAACAACAACTCCTGCGTCACCACCGACATCCCCGGCATCCCCCTGACCGACCCCGGCATCGCGGCAGCCTTCGCCGTCCTCACCGGCCTCGGCACCGCCTACTACCGCCGCCGACGCCACACCACCGGAGCCGCCCTGTAA
- a CDS encoding alginate lyase family protein: MDTNARPVLLTTEAEIQRAKQRAADTSSPFHASWLRVRSQANAYLNFSFTPQELDDTEQYYRDANPEARRVHALAVAYRVSGNVAYLNKARSGLTKWARYSNADLPAGDPAPSWRQFHYPGKAMPHAAGLVISRVLVIFADAYAMLYPYLPTSEHAEIERWFRSMRSPIQHSAALWESADWFNTAPGKMVKVEPPWLNRQYYNNHLTAQMMGLLTIGYVTGDNSLISYALNDSDNPRDLQEDFLGELVTPGQALQERDPSLGNDNDRWPDPLRGELYDRYRVTKRVDENDSRDKGLIYASAGQRFLSLAAELARNNNAPIDYWQYVPETGESLRDSYATYAPWMSATTPRAKADALACRGRYYENSAYTRKMEQTWRSLTELAFREYPYDPDIRAVVRSAPARDYNDGETFGPSAALLKGELLDPPGGPAWTYQSTDGGAPTTPFRTGGGADSHFLGDWDGDGVDTPGWRTGNTFYLSNLPSGKDPVAYPYGRTCDQPLIGDWDGDGTDSIGVRRGKSFLLSDDNKTTDVSYAAGRGSDRAIVGDWDGDGVDTPGLIRGKTVFLRTGNTNVDHYLPEFQFARVGDRFVAGDWDGDGIDTLAAVRQNGSRLTWYLRAGNAVNSPVMATLTHGAALDGATAGNTTGGAADELVAITYR; the protein is encoded by the coding sequence GTGGACACGAACGCGAGACCGGTCCTGCTCACCACGGAGGCGGAGATTCAGCGTGCCAAACAGCGTGCTGCGGACACCTCTTCTCCCTTTCATGCTTCGTGGCTCAGAGTGCGGTCACAGGCGAACGCCTACCTCAACTTCTCCTTCACGCCCCAGGAGCTGGACGACACCGAGCAGTACTATCGGGATGCCAATCCCGAAGCGAGACGAGTGCATGCACTCGCTGTCGCCTATCGCGTCAGCGGAAACGTTGCCTACCTGAACAAGGCGCGCAGCGGTTTGACGAAGTGGGCGCGGTACAGCAACGCTGACCTGCCCGCAGGTGACCCCGCGCCAAGCTGGCGTCAGTTTCATTATCCCGGTAAGGCCATGCCGCATGCTGCGGGCCTGGTGATCAGCCGAGTGCTGGTGATCTTTGCCGATGCCTACGCGATGTTGTATCCATACCTGCCGACCAGTGAACACGCGGAAATCGAGCGCTGGTTCAGAAGTATGCGGTCGCCGATCCAGCACAGTGCCGCGTTATGGGAGTCGGCAGACTGGTTCAATACCGCGCCTGGAAAGATGGTGAAGGTGGAGCCGCCATGGCTGAACCGGCAGTACTACAACAACCACCTCACTGCCCAGATGATGGGTCTCTTGACCATTGGTTACGTGACAGGCGATAACTCACTCATCTCCTATGCGCTGAATGATTCGGACAATCCGCGTGATCTTCAGGAGGATTTTCTCGGCGAGTTGGTCACACCAGGTCAGGCCCTGCAGGAACGGGATCCCAGCCTGGGCAATGACAACGACCGGTGGCCGGACCCACTGCGCGGCGAGCTTTACGACCGCTATCGGGTAACGAAGCGGGTCGACGAAAATGACAGCAGAGACAAGGGCCTCATCTACGCTTCGGCGGGGCAGAGGTTCTTGTCCTTGGCTGCTGAACTTGCCCGCAATAACAACGCGCCCATCGACTACTGGCAGTATGTTCCTGAAACTGGCGAGAGCCTGCGAGACAGCTACGCCACTTACGCTCCGTGGATGTCCGCCACGACACCTCGGGCAAAGGCCGACGCCCTCGCGTGTCGTGGCCGGTACTACGAGAACAGTGCATATACGAGGAAAATGGAGCAGACCTGGCGGTCATTGACAGAGTTGGCATTTCGCGAGTATCCGTACGATCCCGATATCCGCGCGGTCGTTAGGTCCGCGCCGGCGCGCGACTACAACGATGGTGAGACGTTCGGTCCTAGTGCGGCGCTCCTGAAGGGCGAACTGCTCGATCCGCCCGGGGGTCCGGCGTGGACCTACCAATCCACCGACGGCGGCGCACCCACCACTCCGTTCCGAACCGGCGGTGGCGCTGATTCCCACTTCCTTGGGGACTGGGACGGCGACGGTGTTGACACCCCAGGCTGGCGTACCGGCAACACGTTCTACTTGAGCAATCTGCCGTCGGGGAAGGACCCTGTCGCGTATCCCTATGGCAGGACGTGTGACCAGCCTTTGATTGGTGACTGGGACGGCGACGGGACCGACAGCATCGGAGTCCGGCGAGGCAAGTCATTCCTGCTGTCCGACGACAATAAGACGACGGATGTCTCCTATGCGGCTGGCCGGGGGAGTGACCGGGCAATTGTCGGCGACTGGGATGGTGATGGAGTCGACACGCCGGGCCTGATTCGCGGGAAAACGGTGTTCCTGCGGACCGGCAACACGAACGTAGATCACTACCTCCCGGAATTCCAGTTTGCCCGGGTGGGTGATCGCTTCGTTGCAGGCGACTGGGACGGCGACGGCATTGACACACTGGCGGCCGTCCGTCAAAACGGCTCTCGACTTACCTGGTATCTCAGGGCGGGGAACGCTGTGAACAGCCCGGTGATGGCCACCCTCACGCATGGCGCGGCCCTCGACGGCGCCACGGCCGGCAACACGACCGGAGGTGCAGCTGATGAGTTGGTCGCCATTACCTATCGCTAA
- a CDS encoding SdrD B-like domain-containing protein — protein sequence MNANGKWDQALEPGWAGVTVTLTDDEGRSVTGVTQADGTVKLSPGTALSGGKYRIEVMNPDAKVYFPGAASARTDLTDPRVLSSNVEFVDLSAGKNVEVTTSFWSPEDYCQKNATLVTACQNPTIPNPAPDSNKTLTSFPFNTRGDATVNPGLVTTLANNAQTGTLWGIGYNKVTKQIFSAAYAKRGTKYGPGGSGGIYRTDPATHQTVVWAMVPNPGTTVHNPGVQMDEAFGPVVGKESLGDLDVSPDGKDLYVVNMHDRRLYRYDATQATAAAPKASYSIPDPGCAAHSDWRPYGLGIQGGKVYVGGVCSGESTHNKADMRGVVQVLDPVTGQFTATVMDQPLDFPRGGLQDSDPNRCSGHGWYPWQEVRPATQDGRACNADYIENPEPEISDINFETDGDMVVGFGDRFSDRSGWLLPATSAAWPATTAFQGGDIALACRGGNHMYVLDGNGGCVNHATPANDGDELPNVKEYYPGDNIGGHQEISSGGIAVDKVESTIPFSAMDPIAKTGSGVAWVDRTTGTRDASSDGLYLSDVFGKTRGIGDLEVLCDQAPLQLGNRVWQDTNENGIQDPGEAPVAGATVNLYDANGNKIGTAVTNSRGEYYFDSTVTKNVSAADLVYGRTYTIKMDNPDDYAAGGVLQGWVPTRPNQGDDDQIDSSGEPDGNPFPAVVVNPAGAGQNDHGADFGFKKPSVDLSIIKVGPAKVDPAGEVVYNLIVTNNGPNDSSGWTVTDPLPAGMLNPHTSDAGCGIGAGTLTCTGGPLKVGESHTITVRGLAPATGPAKLDNCATVRGNEQDPNMQNNNSCVTTDIPGIPLTDPGIAAAFAVLTGLGTAYYRRRRHTTGAAH from the coding sequence GTGAATGCGAACGGGAAGTGGGATCAGGCGCTGGAGCCGGGCTGGGCTGGTGTGACGGTGACGCTGACCGATGATGAGGGCCGGTCGGTCACCGGCGTGACGCAGGCGGACGGCACGGTGAAGTTGTCGCCGGGGACGGCGTTGAGTGGTGGTAAGTACCGTATTGAGGTGATGAACCCGGATGCGAAGGTGTATTTTCCGGGTGCTGCTTCGGCGCGGACGGATCTGACGGATCCGCGGGTGCTGTCGTCGAATGTGGAGTTCGTGGACCTGTCCGCGGGCAAGAACGTGGAGGTCACCACCTCGTTCTGGAGCCCTGAGGACTACTGCCAGAAGAACGCCACCCTCGTCACCGCCTGCCAGAACCCCACGATCCCGAACCCGGCCCCGGATTCCAACAAGACCCTGACATCGTTCCCGTTCAACACTCGTGGCGACGCGACAGTGAACCCTGGCCTTGTCACCACCCTGGCGAACAACGCCCAGACAGGCACGTTGTGGGGTATTGGCTACAACAAGGTGACCAAGCAGATCTTCTCCGCTGCCTATGCGAAGCGGGGAACGAAGTACGGTCCTGGTGGTTCGGGTGGGATCTACCGGACGGATCCGGCTACGCACCAGACGGTGGTGTGGGCCATGGTTCCCAACCCGGGTACCACCGTGCACAATCCGGGTGTCCAGATGGATGAGGCGTTCGGGCCGGTGGTGGGCAAGGAGTCGCTGGGTGACCTGGATGTGAGCCCGGACGGCAAGGACCTGTATGTGGTCAACATGCATGACCGCAGGCTCTACCGCTACGACGCCACGCAGGCCACCGCGGCCGCACCGAAGGCCTCCTACTCCATCCCGGACCCGGGCTGCGCCGCCCACAGCGACTGGCGTCCCTACGGTCTGGGCATCCAAGGCGGCAAGGTCTATGTCGGCGGCGTCTGCTCCGGCGAGTCCACCCACAACAAGGCCGACATGCGCGGGGTCGTCCAGGTCCTCGACCCGGTCACCGGCCAGTTCACCGCCACCGTCATGGACCAGCCGCTCGACTTCCCCCGCGGCGGACTTCAGGACTCCGATCCGAACCGGTGCAGCGGCCATGGCTGGTACCCGTGGCAGGAAGTCCGGCCGGCAACTCAGGACGGCAGAGCGTGCAACGCCGACTACATCGAGAACCCCGAGCCGGAGATCTCCGACATCAACTTCGAGACCGACGGCGACATGGTCGTCGGCTTCGGCGACCGGTTCTCCGACCGCAGCGGCTGGTTGCTGCCCGCCACGTCTGCCGCCTGGCCCGCGACAACCGCCTTCCAGGGTGGTGACATCGCGCTGGCGTGCCGTGGCGGGAACCACATGTACGTCCTGGACGGCAACGGCGGCTGCGTCAACCATGCGACACCCGCCAACGATGGCGACGAGCTGCCCAACGTCAAGGAGTACTACCCCGGCGACAACATCGGGGGCCACCAGGAGATCAGCTCAGGTGGCATCGCCGTCGACAAGGTGGAGTCGACCATCCCGTTCAGCGCGATGGACCCCATTGCCAAGACGGGTAGCGGCGTGGCCTGGGTCGACCGGACGACCGGCACGAGGGATGCGTCGTCGGACGGCCTTTACCTGAGTGATGTGTTCGGTAAGACCCGTGGTATCGGTGACTTGGAAGTCCTGTGTGATCAGGCGCCGTTGCAGTTGGGTAACCGGGTGTGGCAGGACACCAATGAGAACGGGATCCAGGATCCTGGTGAGGCGCCGGTGGCGGGTGCCACGGTGAACCTGTACGACGCGAACGGGAACAAGATCGGTACGGCGGTCACGAACAGCCGTGGTGAGTACTACTTCGATTCCACGGTGACGAAGAACGTCAGTGCTGCGGATCTGGTCTACGGCCGTACGTACACGATCAAGATGGACAACCCGGACGACTACGCGGCCGGTGGTGTGCTGCAGGGCTGGGTGCCCACCCGCCCGAACCAGGGCGACGACGACCAGATCGACTCCAGTGGTGAACCGGACGGCAACCCCTTCCCCGCCGTCGTGGTCAACCCCGCCGGCGCCGGGCAGAACGACCACGGCGCCGACTTCGGGTTCAAGAAGCCGAGTGTGGACCTGTCGATCATCAAGGTCGGCCCGGCCAAGGTGGATCCTGCCGGTGAGGTCGTCTACAACCTGATCGTCACCAACAACGGACCCAACGACTCCTCCGGCTGGACCGTGACCGACCCGCTGCCCGCCGGCATGCTCAACCCGCACACCTCCGACGCCGGCTGCGGCATCGGCGCCGGCACCCTCACCTGCACCGGCGGCCCCCTCAAGGTCGGCGAGAGCCACACCATCACCGTCCGCGGCCTCGCCCCCGCCACCGGCCCCGCCAAACTCGACAACTGCGCCACCGTCCGGGGTAACGAGCAGGACCCGAACATGCAGAACAACAACTCCTGCGTCACCACCGACATCCCCGGCATCCCCCTGACCGACCCCGGCATCGCAGCAGCCTTCGCCGTCCTCACCGGCCTCGGCACCGCCTACTACCGCCGCCGACGCCACACCACCGGAGCCGCCCACTAA